From the genome of Anopheles funestus chromosome 2RL, idAnoFuneDA-416_04, whole genome shotgun sequence:
AAATGTATTCTCATGACCCGTAAGTGGATGGTTAGTCCTGATTACGATCTGTATAGCATTTGCTCTAACTAACTGTTCATGTACTGTTCAggtgttctttatttttaatatattcaaTTAATTCTTAATTAAAACCCTAAATTTCCTATCCACTAATATACTTACCACTAATTTATAACATATCTAAACTGCATGTACAACATCCCTGGCAACACATTAACCCACGGAACcgcaaaatgaaaactttagcATTCAACTCTGATCGATTCATACCGTCATCTCACGACCTGTTCAATAAATATGAAATCTGTAACTagtgaattttaatttaattttcccataATTCATACCGTATCGTCTCACCTTTATCTAACCCAAACTTTGTCATTGCTAAACCACGCGGAGCGAATGCAAACCGCAAACCGCGTCTACTGAGCCGTTTTTTCCCACCCCTTTTTCGCTTACAAAAGTTTTCaaagataatttcaaataACTGTGCAATGTCTCCACGACATTCCACGATCGCAAGGTAACCGTTTGAGCTATTATTACAACTTAACTATTTTTCCATTCACAACGTGCATTTGTTCGACGACCCATGCAAAAAGGAGCGTAAACAATTCATTCACATTACATTGATAGCGAGGACAAGACAACTGATTGCGGTAACTCATACCGGCAACAGTCTGCCGGTGCCGTGTCTTTCCACGCGTCGTCGGCGATCGGAATTTCtgctataaaaaaacccactaTCTGTCGGAAATTGTGGTACATCTGAATGCCTAACCTGTGTGGGGTGTTGCTAACCTAGGCGAGCAGCCATCAACGTGAGTTTGTTGTAAGCTATCggtgtttgctgctgcttccacCAAGGGGTTCCCTCAATATTTGTGTTGGATTTTCGTCTGTTTTCTTCCAGCCCAACGAGAAAGCGCTGGCTTCATTCGGTACTGTGAAAACTTCTCCTCTACAATCGGCGTGCAGTGAaccatttccatttgcttcGTGCCAATCCGAACTGAAGCCACTCGCTCCCTCCTTCTACCTCTCTTCCTCTGTCTCATACCACTTACACACACGTTAGCATTTTATTTcagaattaaataataataaatcttCTGGCAGGCAACAACATTTGCGCGCTTTCTCATCGCATtcagtgtgttttgttttgtacatggaacaaaaaaaaacatactttgcAGTACTAATATCAATAACGAAATACTAAGACCTTTTTTTGCCTACCCTGCCGCAGCAAGTTAGCATTATGCGATCGCAACAACTAGATGAGAAAGAAATTTCGAAAGTCACCATCGGTCGAACCGTCGAACGAACCGAGAACAAACTCCGAACAGTCCGGAAATTATAATAACAATTAATAGGTGGAAAGTTGATTTTGTCGCTTCCCTTCTCAGACCCTGTTTAGCCAAATCTTCTGCAGCGTTTTGCTTACATTTTGCATGAAGAAACGCCAGAATGCAAAGTTTTAGCATCACGGAGagtgagaaaataaataaatattttaatgtctTAATGCCTTAAGTGGCGATTAAGTGGAGGAGTTTTCATACTTATTTCATGAATAATGCATTCTTGATTATGACCAGCCTTGAAAGGAGCAGCGATAGGATTAAGTCCCAATTTTCGGAAACCCATGACCGGAATACTTCTTCCGTGCTTGAGCCAACCAATCTGTTTTATTCTTACTGCAAGTGACCAGAACAACTCTATTCAGGATTATTGTTCTCGGACTTTTGAGCGGAGTTCTTTGTTGAGTGAGATATGAGCAAATAAAAGGACCATTCTTATGCTTCCTCAATCGTTTATGCTCCGAACATATGCATTCCATTCTATCAACTCAACCGATTCTTTAGCTATTACTGACACTGGATGTCTGGAAAACCTCTAATGAATATCAAACACCAATTTACATAATACACAACGGTCAATGGGCGGTACTTATCACTCAGGGTTTTCTCAGCGTGTCAAGCAATTCAAGAATCCATATGCCTTAGTAGATGAATGTAGAATATTAGAGCTGACTTTATAACATACGAATAAACGTTCTACTATCTTTTCCAACTGACaacagaaagataaaaaacaacTTCCTATACTACTTTTACTTTAACTTAAACGTATTTTCTACAATACGCTGGCGAGAAAAAACCATTAATTTGAGTGAGGTattgtcattttttaaaacCCTTAAAACCCCGAATTTGTACACCTACCCAGCCCAAAACTGTATTTAAATCTGGTTTTCTGTGCGATCGTTCCAAAACGCATGctatataattatatttttgtattgtCAAATAATACCTACTCATTATTGGAAATGATTGGGTTATGCGATGTACGCTACCTGGTCAGTGCAGGTACGAGGTTTTTATTCACAAGGTAACAATTTCGTTGTAAAACTGGATACtgtttccttcattttaattatttacatcTAATCCATGGTGTATCGATTTGCTTAAAGTCATTTTTATTCCTGTAGTCgaaaatcgtttgttttgtcattAGGACATTTTTAGACGAGATGTATTTAAGGTTCATCGATTGATATTgtagtttaaatttattaaacccACTTTATCAATACTAATGTGTtaacatatttaattattctGACAAGATTACAAACATGTATTTTAACTTATAGAAGATTTTGAGCTTTTCGCATTCTTTTAATTGGTTGCTTGGCAGATACATAAACATTCAAATTCATTCATCTGTGATTTTAAtttctgttttcatttttatacgAAACTAGATGAAATAATTTCAGATGAGttacacatttttgttttacatccaccaaaaaaaaaccttttttttgctttcacagCACATACCGGAACCGGTTGTTTTGAAACACCtatctttcttatttttttttaaatttacgtTATTTACGTGTCTTATAAATAGAATTAATTGCTGTTTACAGTAAAACATGccataataaaaattcaaatcttcCACCAAAAAACTCTGATTTCCTTGTTATTATGGTGTTCAAACAACTAACAGTCATCATATTTCGTTTGtgaagtttccttttttttaatatcagcATGAAACTACCACACTGCGCGTGGTAAACTCCCGATCGATAAATACACTCACGCCAAACTACACATCACCATTGCCGAAACACGACCCACCGTACCCAATGCAGACAGCTAGAAATTATTGACCCCTTCTGGTACTAAACCTTCGGATTCAATGACTTCCGGATACGATTTTCCTTACTGCTTATACTGCTCATTGTCGCGCAATCCAGTTGGTCATAGCTTTCACCATGTTTAGAATAACGCTCACAAAAAGGCATTTTCAAAGCTAAATCAAATGGAAACCATTTGAATCGTACATTTACCTGTCAATGGTTGCCACGGAACCGATGCCATACCGATGTTGGCAGAAAAGAGTTTTCATCAAGCTTTCACTCGGAAGCTCTACATTGTTAAAGCTTTAGCGACACTTCATTTCCATCATGTCCGATTGACCAATGTTGCAATGCTAATTTCTTCCGAGTGCCATGCCGCGGTTGTGCGGAGTTCAAGCTAGAACTAATCCCCACAGCCAATGTGCAGGAAGGTTGGCAGCTCGAAACATTTTCCGTCACCAGGTTGCTTCCTGTTCTAAGGAAACCAGAGGGCTCCGATTTAGGACGGCACATTACCACATTGGAACgtgaaactatttttattaGGTTCTGCTGGCAATCAACATGGCCATTTTCCGAAACGTCTTGGGAACGTCATAGTCCCCTAGTGCACCAAACCGGTCAATTCTTTGGCCACCTTCTGGAGCAACCACGGACCCGTTCCACGCTACCTCCGACGCGATTTGATTCCCATTAAGGTTCCATTGTTTATTGTCCTTTTTCGCGATTTACGATTATTAGTGTCCAGTTGCTGTAATATTCATGATATTGCATATAAATCGTCGTTAATATGTTTAACTTCCCACTTTCTGCAATGAAAATCACCACACCTAGCATGGCACACAAATCCATGGAACTAACCTTGCCTCATAGGTAACTCTACTAGGTACGAAAAGACATGAGCCGACAGTATGGCCTCTTGGGTTTTGCTGTggcaaaactttattttagaCCAAATAACGAGAAACAGCCATATATTTTCTAAATGCAATTGCGTTTTACAGCTCGTACCATTAACTATGATTAGAATATGcagtttatttcgttttttaccTTTTACAAAGAATTCTTgtcttaaattaaattttgaaagtcATGATATATTGATTTTACTTTCACAAACCAAACGGTTTTATTTActaaaataattgataataGCAAAAATCAagcatataaataaaaaaataaataaatagaaaatacgATGTTATTTTGAtgacacacaacaaaaaacaattgatAGGTTTCGCTGAGTTTGATCAGCAATCTGCAtttcgaaattgttttaaaggtTGATTACATTTATAATTacttcaataaattttacaactATTTTATACCAACTGCAAAAACGCTGCGTATACTTCATCTTCCTCCACAAACCCAGTGTTAACAAAGCAACGTAAGCGAACCCTGCAACCGGGCGAAACGGTTGTCGGAAGCGCCCGCTCCGACACGGCTTAAGCTGGCCACACTGCTGCTGAGCGGAATTAGTagcgtgtgtgggtgtgtgagcGGCGCGGATTCGATCGGCAGTCAGAGAGCAAAAGATAAAGGCAGCGGATCTGAGgcggaccttttttttgaagttgttttttgttatatttcccTCCGTGAACTATTAGAGGAActtattaataaatattactttCAAAACGCCGAACCTGACCGCAATTATCTTTACAATCGTTTGCCTTCAAAAAAAAGTCCTTCAGTGCGTATCCGACGTGTATTTTTGTGCTTTAAAGGTAGAACAATGGGCCCGAAAGCCGCACGTGGTTGCAAAGCATGTGGTGATAAAAAAGAAGACGATACGTATGTGCAGTGTGACGAGTGCGACGATTGGTGGCACTTTTCATGCGCCGGTGTAACCAAGCCAATCGAATCCATGCAGGACTATCCTTGGCTGTGTAAAAAGTGTGTTACCAGGGCGCGCAAGGATCATTTGTCCTTACCAAAAGCCACCGAGGAGCCCCATCCTTCGAAACTAGTGGATCCTAACCTCAAACTGGCTACTACGGGGGAAGGCGTGGCAGGCAGGAATACCGCCACGAAGAGCGTACGATCGATTGCTGGGGCGAACAAGGGAACACCATCGGTGACGAAGGAACACGTGGGAGAACCATCGCCTAACCTCAATCAGGACACTGCTGGTGATGACGTGGCACGTCAGCTCGCAGTACTGAAGCGACGTCAGGAGGTGGAAAGGAGACGCCTGGAACTGGAAATGCAGCTAAGATTCGTGCAGGAAGAGGAAGCTCTTCTTGGGTTGGGTCGGGACGATTTATCTTCAAATTCACCTCAAGTTAACTCTTTTCAGCCGGGAAAGAGAGCGGTGAAATAcggcgaagaagaagaagaacccgATTTGACTAACCGACAGGAAGCTGCGCGGAAAACCATATCTAAGGAGCTCCCTATTTTCTCCGGTGACCCTGGTGAATGGCCGATGTTTATATCGAACTACGAAAACTCTACCAGACGATGCGGTTACAGTAACTGGGAGAACATGCTTCGCCTACAGAAGTGCTTAAAGGGTCCAGCTCTGGAAACCGTGCGAAGTCGGTTGGTGTTACCGGAAGCAGTGCCACAGGTTATCGAAAAGCTTCGGAAACGTTTTGGGCGACCAGTGCATCTACTGAAATCCCTGATCGAGAAGGTGCGTAGGATTCCGGTGCCGAGAATGGATAAACTGGAGAGCATCATCGAGTATGGCGAGGCGGTGCAGTGCATGGTGGATCACATGGTGGCGGCGGGTGAACGGGCGCACATCACCAACCCACTTCTGCTGGAGGAGGTCGTAAATAAGCTTCCGGTGGACCAGCAAATGCTCTGGTCACGGCACATACGGGATATGGCATCGGTGGACCTGGCTACCTTTGGCGACTATATGGAAGAGTTGGCGGAAGACGCTGCAAGGCTGACGGTGCTTGATTCTGTATCACTGAGTGGTACCGGCAAAGGAAGACCTACGAAGGGATACGTCCACGCGCATGCGGAACCTCCTGTGAGCGCAACTACACCAACGGCGGAAAATGGTTGTCTGTTGTGCAACGTTGGGGGCCATGCGctggaaaagtgttttaaatttcaggAGCTTCCACTGAAAGAACGATGGCAAAGGGCACGAGAGCTTTCGGTGTGTTTCGGGTGCTTGGAGAAGCACAACTGGCGATCGTGTAAAAATCGTCATCGATGTGGCATCAACGGCTGTACATACCGGCATCATGTGTTGCTTCATGAGCCAAATGAACCGGCCGGGTCATCTTCAGTTGTTCGGCGGGACCAGCTGAAACGACAAGGGTCGGAGGGCAGCCAAGCGGTTCATAACCTTCATCAGATGAGTCCGGCGGCAGCGCTGTTTAGAATAGTCCCGGTAACGGTTTACGGGGCAAGTGCAGCGGTAAACACATTCGCATTCCTGGACGAGGGGTCTTCAATGACGTTGGTGGACGAGGATCTGGCCGTGCAGTTGGGTGTAAAGGGAGAGAGGGAGCCTCTGTGTATTAAGTGGACTGGCGATACCACCCGGATGGAACCCTCCTCGATGAAGATCGATTTCGAAATTGGACCTGTTACAGCGAGCAAGAGATTCCCTATGAAAGCTGTACGAACCGTGAGCAGGCTCAGCCTTCCGCAGCAGACGTTCAAGATGGGTGACGGGTCGTGGGATCATCTTAAACAGCTGCCTATCCAGGAGTATCAGGATGCTCGACCCAGAATATTGATCGGACTGGACAATATCCGGCTGGCCGTGCCGTTAAAGACAAGAGAGGGGTCCCCGGGGGATCCTGTAGCAGTAAAGTGTAGGCTTGGATGGAGTGTGTACGGGAAAGCCAGTGGCGCACATTCTGGGAAGGTACTGCACATTTGCGAGTGCAATGTAGGGGACGCAAATCCCTGCATTCAGGAAGCTTTACGCAAATTCTACGAGTTGGAGCAGCTCGGGGCGGTTACCAGTGAGGCGCAGGACCCGGACGTGCGGCGGGCACAGACTATCCTGGAGTCCACGACTAAACGGATCGGTAATCGATTTGAGAGCGGGCTGTTATGGAAACTGGACGATTTCGAGCTACCTTCGAGCCTGGGGATGGCGCGTCGCAGACTGGAATGTCTGGAGAGGAGGATGGAGCGAGATATCAATCTGAAAACCGTGGTTCATTGTCAGGTGAAGGACCTGCTAGAAAAGGGCTACATTCATAAGGCCACGGCTGCTGAGCTTTCCGGGGCGGATCCGAAACGTATCTGGTACTTGCCACTGGGAGTGGTAACTAATCCGAAAAAGCCCGGGAAGGTGCGCATTATCTGGGACGCGGCTGCGAAGGTGCAAGGAACTTCTCTTAACGACATGCTACTAAAAGGACCGGACGAACTGGCGTCTTTGCCAGGagtgttgtttcgtttcagaGCGTACGGCATAGCGGTGTGTGCTGATGTAAAGGAGATGTTCCTGCAAATCCGCATGCGGAAGGAGGACACGCATGCACAACGTTTCCTGTGGCGAGAAAATCCCGCTGATGACGTGGAGGTCTATCTGGTTGACGTCGTTACGTTTGGGTCAGCATGCTCCCCGGCCACCGCACAATACGTCAAGAACCGTAACGCAAAAGAGCACGCTGAAATGTATCCTAGGGCTGAGAGTGGAATTGTCTCCAGCACATACGTGGACGACTATCTCGACAGCTTTGGTACAGTGGAAGAGGCGGCCCGAGTTGCTAAAGATGTCCACAGAATTTTCCAAAATGGAGGGTTCGTACTGCGTAACTGGTTATCAAATGATGGAAATGTGCTGGAGCAACTTGGTCTTGACAACACCTTCTTGAATGCTAAGAGCTTGACGTCGGCCACGGACGAAGGAGAGCGAGTGTTGGGGTTACGGTGGAGCCCGAAATCAGATGAACTGACATTCTACACCCAGACGTGCAAGGAAATGGCAAGGATCTTCGACACAGAACACACGCCCACTAAAAGAGAGGTACTGAAATGCGTGATGTCGCTCTTCGATCCATTAGGGCTGCTGGCACATTATACTATCCACGGTAGGATATTGATTCAGGATCTTTGGCGTGCAGGCACTGCATGGGACGAAACTATCGACCAGAGACAGATTCGTGATTGGCGCCGATGGGTGGACTTGTTTCCAATAGTAGCGCAAATCAGGATTCCGAGATGCTATTTCCCGGGAGCGCTGGAAGAGACGTACGACCAGGCGGAGATGCACCTCTTTGTGGACGCTAGTCAGCTGGCTTATGGGTGTGTGGTGTATCTGAGGGTCATCGACGCCGGCGGGGAGCCGCATTGTACATTGGTATGCGGCAAGTCCAAAGTAGCTCCTCTGAAACCGCTGACTATCCCGAAGATGGAGCTGCAGGCCTGCCTATTGGGGGTGCGAACGCTGAGAACAATGGAAAGCCATCACCCATTTCGCACCAAGAGAAGGGTTCTTTGGACGGACAGTATGGTGGCACTGTCATGGATACACGCGGATCCGAGGAACTACAGACCGTTCGTTGCCAATCGAGTGGCGGAGATTCGCGAGAAGTCGGATCTCACCGAATGGCGATGGGTGCCTACTCACGAGAATCCAGCGGACGAGACGACGAAATGGAAGGGGCCGACTAAACTCGGCTGGGACAGCATCTGGTTCCAGGGTCCAACGTTTTTGCTACTGGATGAATCATCGTGGCCGATGAAAAAACCGGTTTCCACTACTCCAGAGGAGGAAATACGGCGGGTTCATCTTCATCTGGAGAAAGTGAATCATGATCTTCTACCTCTCGATGCGGAGCGCTTCAGCCGTCTGGAGAGAATGCTTCGAACACTGGCTTGGATCATCAGATATGCAGATAACTTGAAGCGAAGTGTGGATGGAAAGCCCAAGTATTTTGGCTTGCTTACGCAAGAGGAGATGGAACGGGCAGAAAGGGTTATGTGGCGACGAGCGCAGGGAGAATTCTTTCAGGAAGAAGTACGAGGTTTGAAGGATATGGGCGAGGAAGCTAGATGTCGCACGGTATCAAAGGACAGCCCAATATACGGACTTCTACCCTACGCGGATGAATTCGGTA
Proteins encoded in this window:
- the LOC125774918 gene encoding uncharacterized protein LOC125774918; the protein is MGPKAARGCKACGDKKEDDTYVQCDECDDWWHFSCAGVTKPIESMQDYPWLCKKCVTRARKDHLSLPKATEEPHPSKLVDPNLKLATTGEGVAGRNTATKSVRSIAGANKGTPSVTKEHVGEPSPNLNQDTAGDDVARQLAVLKRRQEVERRRLELEMQLRFVQEEEALLGLGRDDLSSNSPQVNSFQPGKRAVKYGEEEEEPDLTNRQEAARKTISKELPIFSGDPGEWPMFISNYENSTRRCGYSNWENMLRLQKCLKGPALETVRSRLVLPEAVPQVIEKLRKRFGRPVHLLKSLIEKVRRIPVPRMDKLESIIEYGEAVQCMVDHMVAAGERAHITNPLLLEEVVNKLPVDQQMLWSRHIRDMASVDLATFGDYMEELAEDAARLTVLDSVSLSGTGKGRPTKGYVHAHAEPPVSATTPTAENGCLLCNVGGHALEKCFKFQELPLKERWQRARELSVCFGCLEKHNWRSCKNRHRCGINGCTYRHHVLLHEPNEPAGSSSVVRRDQLKRQGSEGSQAVHNLHQMSPAAALFRIVPVTVYGASAAVNTFAFLDEGSSMTLVDEDLAVQLGVKGEREPLCIKWTGDTTRMEPSSMKIDFEIGPVTASKRFPMKAVRTVSRLSLPQQTFKMGDGSWDHLKQLPIQEYQDARPRILIGLDNIRLAVPLKTREGSPGDPVAVKCRLGWSVYGKASGAHSGKVLHICECNVGDANPCIQEALRKFYELEQLGAVTSEAQDPDVRRAQTILESTTKRIGNRFESGLLWKLDDFELPSSLGMARRRLECLERRMERDINLKTVVHCQVKDLLEKGYIHKATAAELSGADPKRIWYLPLGVVTNPKKPGKVRIIWDAAAKVQGTSLNDMLLKGPDELASLPGVLFRFRAYGIAVCADVKEMFLQIRMRKEDTHAQRFLWRENPADDVEVYLVDVVTFGSACSPATAQYVKNRNAKEHAEMYPRAESGIVSSTYVDDYLDSFGTVEEAARVAKDVHRIFQNGGFVLRNWLSNDGNVLEQLGLDNTFLNAKSLTSATDEGERVLGLRWSPKSDELTFYTQTCKEMARIFDTEHTPTKREVLKCVMSLFDPLGLLAHYTIHGRILIQDLWRAGTAWDETIDQRQIRDWRRWVDLFPIVAQIRIPRCYFPGALEETYDQAEMHLFVDASQLAYGCVVYLRVIDAGGEPHCTLVCGKSKVAPLKPLTIPKMELQACLLGVRTLRTMESHHPFRTKRRVLWTDSMVALSWIHADPRNYRPFVANRVAEIREKSDLTEWRWVPTHENPADETTKWKGPTKLGWDSIWFQGPTFLLLDESSWPMKKPVSTTPEEEIRRVHLHLEKVNHDLLPLDAERFSRLERMLRTLAWIIRYADNLKRSVDGKPKYFGLLTQEEMERAERVMWRRAQGEFFQEEVRGLKDMGEEARCRTVSKDSPIYGLLPYADEFGILRMRGRIGAAPELPYSARFPVILPRDSRITHLLVDMYHRRFRHANNETVVNELRQQYQIPKMRRLVAKVARCCVFCLIRRSLPQIPPMAPLPAQRLTSHVRAFTYVGLDYFGPLFVRRGRAREKRWVALFTCLTVRAIHLEVVSSLSTDSCIMAVRRFVARRGSPVEFFSDNGTNFQGASQQLRREIDARNETLATTFTNANTRWTFNPPGAPHMGGVWERMVRSVKAAIGTVAELQRTPDDETLLTVMAEAEGMINSRPLTYLPLDSASQEALTPNHFLMGSSSGVKQRPVASTSLQAGLQSSWKMTQHILDGMWRRWIREYLPVLARQTKWFEPVRELVVGDLVLIVDAGVRNQWKRGMVERVIPGADGRVRQAWVRTNTGTLRRPVAKLALLEVRHGDQQPSGHGLGDVNKAT